In Staphylococcus saccharolyticus, one genomic interval encodes:
- a CDS encoding FAD:protein FMN transferase yields the protein MKTLIIKEMGTVIRLTIESNQSDELLKEAEQKIYTWERQFSANDSASDLMSINQHAGKLPVKVIPEIFKIIRYSYDVTLSSKAKMNILIGPLVKLWKIGFKNARKPTEKEIQQTFTLTNPCNLVLYPETHEVYLTQSGMKIDLGAIVKGYFADQLQQFFMNQGVTAAIIDLGGNVIKIGRQPETSECWHVGVRNPFHKDDDPLIVLNINHQSVVTSGIYERYFIENYQLYHHILDSRTGYPVDNDIASVTIVSDHAIDGEIWTTICSFGQARQNIEVLNQIEGVEGLIIRRNQDMLMTSKMQIYL from the coding sequence GTGAAGACGCTAATAATTAAAGAGATGGGGACGGTGATTCGTTTAACAATAGAAAGTAATCAATCAGATGAATTACTAAAAGAAGCCGAACAGAAAATCTATACATGGGAACGTCAATTTAGCGCTAATGATTCTGCATCAGATTTAATGTCTATCAATCAACACGCCGGAAAGTTACCTGTAAAGGTAATTCCAGAGATATTTAAGATAATCCGCTACAGTTATGATGTTACGCTATCATCGAAGGCGAAGATGAATATTTTGATAGGACCATTAGTTAAATTATGGAAAATTGGTTTTAAAAATGCACGCAAACCTACAGAAAAAGAAATTCAACAAACATTTACCTTAACGAATCCTTGTAATCTAGTACTATATCCAGAGACTCATGAGGTATATTTAACGCAATCAGGTATGAAGATTGATCTGGGGGCTATTGTGAAAGGTTACTTTGCCGATCAATTGCAACAATTCTTTATGAATCAAGGTGTTACTGCAGCTATCATCGATTTAGGCGGTAACGTAATAAAGATAGGTAGACAGCCTGAAACGTCAGAGTGTTGGCATGTAGGTGTTCGTAATCCTTTTCATAAAGATGATGATCCGCTTATAGTATTAAATATTAATCATCAATCTGTCGTAACCTCAGGTATTTATGAACGATATTTTATAGAAAATTATCAGTTGTATCATCATATATTAGATTCTAGAACAGGCTATCCAGTAGACAATGACATTGCTAGCGTAACGATTGTATCTGATCATGCGATTGATGGTGAAATTTGGACAACGATTTGTAGTTTTGGTCAAGCACGACAAAATATTGAAGTATTAAACCAGATTGAAGGTGTCGAAGGCTTAATTATAAGAAGGAACCAAGATATGCTGATGACGTCTAAAATGCAAATATATTTATAA